A region of the Sarcophilus harrisii chromosome 3, mSarHar1.11, whole genome shotgun sequence genome:
ATGTGTGCACAGACATtcgtgtgtatatgtatatatacatgcatattttctaaaaatacatagacacatatatgtgtatacatatggaGATGTCtatgtgcatattatatattatttgaaataaagaaaatgttgttTTGAAATAAGGAAGCCAAACTAAAGGAAtctcattaaaattaaaagcagcttttttttctctcattggcAAGGCTTTCCAACTGTTCCTATTGGCAAAGATCTTTAAACTAATTTTTGGAGCCCCAAAACACTGAAGAACCTTAGTGAATTCCCCAGCAATGGAAAAAGTCTAAAATCCACTTTGGACAAGCAATTGAGAAAGCATAAATATTGTCTCAATTTTGACATATTGCTAGATGTTGAGCCCATGGAGTTAGTCCATTAATATGTATTTTGGACTGGTGCAACAGATGGATAATGAACTACATCCAGAGTTGAGCAGGAAGGAGAGACTGCTTGACTGTTCCCACGACTGGATTGCATTTGGGATATTTTAGTTTTCAGTGATCCCAGACTGCTTGTTATCAGTATTCTCAGGATGATGCTACATGACTAGGAATGATAGAATGCTATAATCTTGGATGAATTAACTTCAAATAGCTCCAAGGACAATGGAAAGATGTAATGTGTGTATTGCTGATGACAATTTACATCCCAAAAATGTGAGCAACAATCAAAGAACATATAGACTGGACaaggtctttctccttttttttttttttttttttttttgagagaagagACAACAATGCACATCTTGAACATGTCACTAGTCCACTGAAAACACCCTCCTCATTCTCCCTGCAAAAAATAAGGCAACCTGCTCTGGTTTGTTCTGTCCTCACCTTCCATATTCAAGTGATTCAGAAACAAGTCAAGATTTACATTTCTAGCACTAGATTCCTCAAACCAGTTTTCCCTTATTTTTGGAGGATATGGTGTCCTATCATTAAGTATGACCATTAGTTAGTTATACTTTGACTAAATAGCATCCTTAATTCCTCACATGCTATAAAGCAATATCCTTACTATAGTACCTCAGAAGAGATTCAATATTTTCCTTactaattattaaaaacaaatcaggATCAGTATATAAATCTAACTGGTTCAAAGCACTTTTTTCTCAGAAATAAGCCCCTTTCTAATAATCTATCAAAGTACATATTTAACTTCACTTCACAATAACGAATAATATGGGCCAGTAGTCAGCAATCCTATCCACCAAATTAGctaattttcctttgaaaatttacATGCTAAAAGAGGATCACTTAAAAGTACTGAGAATGTTTAATTTAGAGAACACTTAGGAGAATAAGATAACTGTCTTAAAGTATtggaagatttttctttcttttttttattattatagctttttatttagaagttatatgcatgggtaattttatagcattgacaattgccaaaccttttattcccatttttcctctccttcctcccaccccctcccccagatggcagattgaccagtACATATTGAGACTAGAAATAGGTCCAAGAGGTGGAAGGCATGgttttttatgtgtatgtgtgttttgtattgggtgtgtgtgtgtgtgtgtttgtgtgtgtctgtgcttTGGGGGAGGACTTTCAGAAGAGTTTTCAATCCAATATAAGGAAACTTTCTAACAATCAGATGTGTCTGAAATGGAATGGACTTTTAGGAATAGTGTGTAAGGAGGAATGGTGAATTACTTGGTTACCAAGCAGGAACTGGGGATCATTTGTCAAGAATATTGTAGGCATATTTTATTCTTCAGCAAGTAGTTGGATGGACTAAATAGCCTTTGACTTCTATAAAGAAAAGTACTCCTTTCATTGCATTGATTATATCCTCTTTAAAATATGACTGGGAAAACATGGACTAGTGCTGTGGTGtcaaattaaattagaaatagaTCCCTATGGGGAATCTGACTTAGAAAAGcacaatttaatattatttgttgtattttttatttattgttaaatattttccaattacattttaatctcgTTGAAGGGTTTTGTGACACATGGGGTTGAGGGCTGCGAGTCTGACATCTCTAGATTAGAGTcctaaaaaatgatgaaggagTGGGAGCAGTTGATGCTCATTGTGGAGTTTGTCCATGCTTTTGTGAAATCACAAATTACTCATAGACTAGTGATTACCACATAAGTAAAAGAATACTCTAACTCTAGAGTTTAGCtatgaaaacatatttccttataaattttatttttggctcTGAACACCAACTTGAATTTTAGTCTCCTTTGGGgtatatttctcctttcctcaaaGAAACAATAGCTTCATAGAATTTTGGAGGCATAAAGAACCCTTGAGAGTTATTTAATTCAACTAACTGAAAACACTAGCagcagagaagggaaataatttgcCTAGTTACCTAAAATTGGTTGAGGACATGACAAAAACCTATGTCCTGAGCCCAAGTGGCTAGACTGAGCACATGACATGGGAAAAATGCTGATTGGTtgtggagacagaaaagaaagttctaatACTTACTCTGTGACATTACAAAAATTACTTGATATCTTTGTCAActttctcatctttgaaatggggaaaatactaaTCCTATTAGCTAATGTTTATGTGGGCTTATGATCTACAAAGTGCTTTCATGCAGGTATCTCATCTCAGTTTTTAAGGGGAACTCATACAGTTGTTGTGGGGAACAAGTCAAAATAGGTGCAGAgtaataagtattattatcatcatatatGTAAGGAGATATGCCTGGGGGTAACTTGTGTTCTGGGTAGTGGGGAGATAAAGCAATACAGCTAATATTTTCACATATCCCTTATAACTGTCAAAATTTGAGAAATGcctacataaaagaaaaatcgacttttatttaaatacaaaagggaaaacaaatagaaagttCATGCTGAGTTTGCACTgttgaattctttatattcctGTCCATAGCACCTAGCATAGTGTTTGACACTTAATAGACACTTCATTAAATACTCTCTAAAgaatttaagctattaaagcttaaaactgtatGAAGACTTTTGAGACACCCTGTGGTTAATGACTGATTGTTTGAAGTAAAGAATAAGTAGCTAGTGACTGATAGAGAAATCTTTCTTGGCCTTCTACACCATTAGTTTTAAAGATCTTTAACACCAACTACTCAGATCAGTAAGTCTGATGTTTCTTAGACTCATAAGACTTAGAAAGGACACTTATTTTCTACTTGCAATTTTATACCAATAATCCTTAGTTGAAAACTACTCCTCTACAGCTGAAAATATCTAAGGATTTTGGATTGAGAACTAGAAGCAACCTCAAAGACAATCTAGTCTTACTCCTTCACTTTTCTGATAAAGAAGCAgaccagaaaggttaaataactttcccaaagtcatataATAATGGGAGAGGCTGAGTATCAATTCAGATCCTGTGTTCCAAAGTAACTGGAGTTCTTCTACTGTATCTATCACATTGGATGTGGAAATGTCTTTCTAAAGTAACAATTTATGCTATCTCCTTACTGTTTTGCTCCAGCTTTTCTCTAGAATCATAGTCTGTATGAAATTTTTtgaattatattctatattttgagCAAGTTAGTGGTCAATAGGAAATATGGAAAAGCAGCATGAAATTAGTAGCAATTTTCATTGAAGTTTAATCTTAACATAAGTAACCACACTCATTTTCTCAGCTAATCCAAAAAGTGGTTACTTTTGATTCTGtagtttttttgtgtgttctgtTTTGGGAAAGAATTCATAGCCATGTCAGTTCTGGGGGTGGAGGTCGGgttaaaaggaaacaagaaaagatGGACGAGTAAtgctaaaaatgttaaattttatttggttgtaagatttttatctttctctgtctccaatTGCTGACCAAAATCATATAATATGTGAACTTGCTAACAATGTCAGGTTCTTCTTACCTTGTTGACTTATAAGGACTTTTCTATCCTTACCAAAAACCCTGGATGGATAGAAACTGTTTCCCAAGGGAAAAGAAGCTAAGATAAGGACTAACTGGGAAAGAAAATCTAAGCTAAAGGAAAGAAAGTCACATTTTAAAGTCAGTATCTTGAGGAGGTCAAAAATAGTCTTGTATAGCCTTGGTCCTTTATGGTTACAGAACATTGTCCATCAGGATTTTATTCCtacaaagaaattgagacaagcTTAGTGACTTGACCCAGGATCAAAGAGACTATTTCATATTGGCTCTCCAAAGAATGAAAATTGGCAgtccataaaaaaggaaaatgatttttatgtgAAATTACTCCATGAATTATGAATGGGGCAAATTGAGGTCCAGACAAGAAAGTAAGGTGGAATAAGATATCCCatttgttgaaaaatatcttctcAAGTTTCCTGCCATGTAAGATGGGTTACTTTCTTTAAGGTCCCACACAAGTTAggttaatttttccttaaaaaattgtCCTCAAAATGTGATTGGCTCAGAAGACTAAGGCTTGATGTtgcttaatttaaaaagttaattgcaCAAGGAGTCAGAGGCCTCTCCCTGAACTCCTACGTTTCTGATCAATCATTAGCATGACTAATGACAGAAAATTGCTCaactaaatcaataaatatttttccctgtTTTGCATGCCTACATGCTGCCACTTCTACCCTCCAATTCTATGCCCTTCAATGGCTAAATTACCCTTTTAAAAAAGGTGCTAAATGGCCTACaagtatttcaattattttttctagctttctctCAGAAGTATCAGCCAGACCTTGTCCAGAAATGTATGTAGGTTGAGGAAGTGACTTTtgtattcttaatttttcttatttcaacaTAATACAAAAAGGGCAACTATCCCGTCTTACAACAGGATTTGTAGTTACATTTAACACAATTATTTCAGACCTAATAACTTTACTCTTTACTGCAAACATTTGTCTGAATTACAtggaaagtcaaaaaaaaaaagcttcattgtCCCTTAAGAATAATTGAAGATCCCACCCAATGTTTCCATATAGAAAGGCACCTCAAGGTTACCTGTTAACACATTTGGGGCACAGCCAATTGTCTTCTACTTCTGGGGGTGGAAAAGAGCAGGTAGGCAATAATAACAGAGGGATCAACATGTCATTTTCAGGTACCCAGGTCTGTCCTGCATGGAACTCCAAAGGAGCTGAACCAGGCACATCATTAGGAAAAGCTTCACCATGAACTACACACCATCTTGGCAATGCTGGGgggaaatgaagagggaaatggagaaatggaaaagtatAATGATAATCAGACCTTTATACCCACATTATCAACtgatcagtaagcatttattaggtacttttatttatatttataaagatttaTTAATGCAACATTATCTTATCTTAAAAATCATAGGATAACAATCcacatttttataatacttaaCAGATTTACAAATTTCATTCTATAGAATAATCTGTGAGGTATGTAGTAAATATAgccacttccattttacagataagcaaactgagatccagagttttattttcttaaatgatttaatattttatttttcctcctattatatgcaaaagcaattttaaagattttttttttttgagttccaaattctttccccctTCAGTGATATAGGTAGGTTATAGATATGGagtcatgcaaaatgtatttccacattagttatgttgtaaaagaaaatagactCCACTCCCaacaaacaaccaaacaaaaaaagaaagataaagaaagccaagaaaaagtatgcttcaatctgcatcaaGACTCCattggttctttttctgaagatggacagtattttttatcataaatccttcaaaattgtcttggatcagtgtATCGCTGAGAATAGGTATATCACTCATAATTGAGCATTGTAaaatataactataactatataaaatatgctcctggttcttttcatttcactttgcataaattAATGTAGGTCTTTCTAAGAACTTCctgcttttatttcttatagcataatcaCCCCATCTAGcctacattttctcttcttgcaCCCTGTCTATCCACAAgtgttttgcttctctcttttatcTACCACAATCcaccctcccttctatcacctcatttacttttcttattcccttctcctttcacTTTCCTATGGGTtaagatttctatacccaactgaatgtgtATGCTGTTCCctctgagccaattctgatgagaggaaGGTTCTTTTGAACCTCTTTTGTGTGAGAGAATTTATCCactctacctctccctttcttcttctctatgctgtttctctttctcacccATTTTTTTTAGCTAATCACCtattcatattcaactcaccTATATATACCTTCTAACTgctttggcaatgagaaaaaTTTTAGGATTTACAAGTATCATTGTCCCAAGTAGGAATTTAAACAACTTAATCTTATTggaatttttatgatttttctttcctgtttatctttttatgcttctcttgagtttcatatttgaatgtcaaaatttctattcagctgtATTCAGCTTCATCAGGACTCCTTAAAAGTCCTGTAATTCATttagtatcctttttttttcccttgaaggattatactcagttttgttggtgatttttggttgtaatcctggcttctttgattttcagaatatcacattccaagccCTCCAATACTTTAATATAGCAATCGCCAAATCTTGtattattctgactgtggctccatgacatttgaattttttttttttttttttttttgcagtatttTCAAAtactggaatttggctataatattcttaggagtttttatttggggatcttTTTCATGAAATGATCAGTGGAgtctttcaatttctagtttaccctttaattctaaaatattggggcagtttttcttgataatttcttgaattatgatatttaagctcttttttcatcataactttcaggaactccaacaaattttaaattatctctcttagatctattttccatgttagttgtttttccaatgagatatttcacatttcttttttcatcttttaaggTGTGATAGATCTTTCCTGTAAAACCTAAGGTGTTTCACCCTGTCCTGTCATAACttattttgaggaattattttaaaggtatttggatTGGAATTTGGAAGGGCTTAAAacctccaatttttccccaccaTCTTgattccccttctttcctccacctTAGAGTTTTAAATCACTTGCCAATCAATGGTCACACAGCTTCTGGGGTAGAGCTGAGATTttaacccaggtctcctgactctaagGAAACTTCTCTATTTACTCCTACAAAACATTTGGAAGTAAGCTAATCTAGCCTCAATGTTAGATCTAGTCAGCAACCTTATGAGGTAGGCACAAAGTATACAGGCAGAATCCTGCCCTAGAggatttaagtgaagaaaaagaaagggataaagaatCAAACAATCTGTACCATCAATAGTAGTGATAATTATTGCTCTAAGTAAGAGATGACTTTccatattatttacattttttattttatatttcttttcatttaatttatttatattttattatttaataaattcatttatatctaaacttaatttaaataattaatttatattctatgtttaatttctattttcttgattTCACAAATACTTTTTGTAaatgtacaatttttttcttaggcCATGATGCAACTAATAGGTGTCCTTGCAGCTCAGTTACAAGGTTCAAGaaattctcttccctctttatGTATGTACACCACCGGATTAACTAAGCTAAATAACCTAAGTAAGGCATGGTTGGATTTACCTGATTGCTTGGACCTAGTAGGCTCAGTAGATGTAGGAGTGGGCCACACAGCCTTGGACTTCATAGTTGCCATGAGTCTGCTCCATGCTGCCATGCTAGCAGTTTGGACAAGAGAGGTTTTTGttgcctctcttttctttttcttatttgttagtCTCTCTGGTGTTTTAGTCACTATTTGACTAAATTCCCCTGGAGAATCTTCTTCAGTTGCagtttctgttttgatttttatcaaCTGGGCTTTTTCTTCTGTACTGGGAGTGTCCTATAAATTGAGTTCATCATTATTGTTGGGAAGGTAAATGTCCAGGGATACTAGAACTTCAGTCTAATTCAATGCTTTACCCACCTCCTAcctaatattttcacatatagaGGAGTCAACAGGAACAATGGATTATCATGGCCTTTGAGAACTGCAAAGGAtcttagaaatggaaaatgattctCTGCTTGCTCAAAGGTACACTGGTAATTAAAGACAGAGGTAGGATAATAACCTAAACCTTTTGCTGTCCACTCTCTTCGTGGTTTGCTGTCTGAGTGGGAAAGgtgatgacaaaattaaagtagGAATCTGTGTCCTCAGAGACAGAACTGTCTCTGTCAACCTTTCATATGAATCAAGGGGAAATGGAAGATGATGACTTCATGGGATAATACATTTAAacctggaagagatcttagagatcatctagttcaatgctttctttttatacatgaggaaacaaaCCAGAACAGAGACAGTGATTTCACTAAGATCCCATAAGTAATAAGTGATAGAAAAGAGACTTGAACCTCAGACTTTGTACTCCAAGTCTAGTGTTCATTCCATTGTATCATGGCTGtctttcattatctttcttaTAGCTTACTCACTTGCTCAGAAGGTGACACATGCTCCAAAAGTCTCTTGTATAGAACGTGCTtctgaaggaggggaaaagaaaaaagcaaatcagTAAGGGACAGCAAGAACCAGGGTCCTTTCCTCCCTGTGGATCTTAATAATATAACTTCCTAAGAGTTCTCCAATAGATTGTGAACTCCTAGATAAGAGATgatcttttgccttttaaaaatgatttatttacagaacataccataatgataaatgctggttTATCTGACTTGAATGACTGACTCACCCGACCATTTTTACTGATATTGAGTCTCTGGCACCAAACCTGCAGATTATTTCGGGATAAAGTATGTAAAGGAGGCAGAGGGGTGGGCATAGGAGGAACTTCATCATTTTCAGAAGACTTCTGAGGTGTTAAGGCAACTGTATTAGACTCTGTCTTCATTGGAAAATGTACAACTGAAAGacacagaaaaatgaaagattggattACTTCAAGACCACAAAGCTGTTTTTCACATCATTGCTCTTTCCCAGCTCAAAGAAACCCATAGCCTAGTATTTTGTCTTTCAGATTCACCCCAAAGAAGGATAAATTTGGTAAAGTGTGGAAGACTTACCAGCTTCTTCAAGACTTCCCGATTGTTCTAGGGTAAATCCTTGAGTTGTTGCTTTCATCCTGGCCTGAGCATCTGCCACCAGCTTGGCCCATGCTGCCATCACAGCTGCCCCATCTTCTCTCTGTTGAATATCTATTGCCAGCATCGTCCCGTGCACCATCTTgctttccttcattttgtctgcatTATTGATTagactcttttcttcttctacttccaCAGCACAGGCCTAAAAAAGGTGGTACTATTAGTTCATAAGACTATCTGCTAGGGCATACTATACTGGCTCCCACCCTAATAGTgtatgaaaaatgctttgcaaaacttaagggTTCTCTGCAAACATCAGCtaacaaaaatatgaatattctGGACAGCATTGCtatggaaaggggaaaataaaaatgagcaagagaTTGAAAGGTCTAATTATATGGTCATCCTCCAGTTTGGAGATGGTGATGAAAAGATAAAAGCAGAGAGGcaaataaaaattgtctttttatttctagacCGAACCACCTCAATTAAGATATTTATTCTCCTCCAGATGatttataaaacacaaaatttagAAGCAACCTTTAGAAATTTTCAGCTACCCAAATCTAAGACcctacagataatgaaactgaaatGTGGAGAGGTACAATGATTTAGCATGGGCCATCACTAACATTCAAAATTAGAGCTCATGTCCCCCAGACTTCTAGTTAAGAAAGTACAATTTCAAAGATCCCATACTAATTCTAAGTGCCAGTCTAACTTACAACATCTGCCTTTCTCTGACTTAGCAGTCTTTTAAGGTCTGAAAGACTCTAGGTTTAGTTTTGCTAGGGAGAATGTGACAAAAACACAAGATAAGACCCCAACAATTCTAGTCTTGCCCACCCACTCCAAGACGTACCTTAATCCCCAGGCTTGTGACTTCTTCaggaatcagtttcttcatttgtaaatgacaGCTATAAGATTTCCTTTCAGATACAAAATCCTCTGAGGACATACAACTCCTACACCATTTGTTTATTTGTACAatggaattattttgaaatatctaCAACACAAAGATGGGATAAGGAGAGCATTCTCCAAAAACTCAGACTATCTAAATGAGTTCCAAGAAAAAAGATAATCACATCATCcgcttttctatttctctcccaTACCTCATtctctcacttttaaaatttcttattaagATGTTTTTATATTTCCATCCCCAAACCTTACTTCTTGCCTTGTTCCCAAGATGGGAAGTACACCTACCTTTTTAAATAAGGAATCTTGTTTTTGGGCTTTCCACTAACAAAATGAAGTTCTGACTGAAGAAAAGATCCATCCGGATCCCATTCTTCAAGGGGCAGTAGTAACAAGTGGAGTGGAGAGACCTCCCTTCTGCATTGAAAAGGTTCAAGGGCCCCTTACAGAGCAGAGATACTTAAGAAACAGACTGGATGGGTAAATAGCTCCATTAAAATATCTAATCCACTCCCCCATCC
Encoded here:
- the LOC105749821 gene encoding developmental pluripotency-associated protein 4-like, translated to MKKLIPEEVTSLGIKACAVEVEEEKSLINNADKMKESKMVHGTMLAIDIQQREDGAAVMAAWAKLVADAQARMKATTQGFTLEQSGSLEEAVVHFPMKTESNTVALTPQKSSENDEVPPMPTPLPPLHTLSRNNLQVWCQRLNISKNGRKHVLYKRLLEHVSPSEQDTPSTEEKAQLIKIKTETATEEDSPGEFSQIVTKTPERLTNKKKKREATKTSLVQTASMAAWSRLMATMKSKAVWPTPTSTEPTRSKQSALPRWCVVHGEAFPNDVPGSAPLEFHAGQTWVPENDMLIPLLLLPTCSFPPPEVEDNWLCPKCVNRNKILMDNVL